In Bacillota bacterium LX-D, the genomic window TTTTAAAAAAGTTAGGGTTAACAACGCAAAACCCGGTTTTAATATTAAATGCACCAGATGAATATAAAGATGTTTTGTCTGAAATAACAGCAGAAATTCACACAACGATAAATGGAAAATATAAATTTATTCAAGTCTTTCAAATAGATTTATACAAGACCAAAAGCATAGCAAAGGATTTAATTGAGGCATTAGAAACCGATGGGCATTTATGGCTTTGCTACCCAAAGGGGACTTCAAAAAAGTATAAATCTGACATCAATAGAGAAAAGGCTTGGGACATTTTTGCAGCCTATGAAT contains:
- a CDS encoding DUF3052 domain-containing protein produces the protein MNSVLKKLGLTTQNPVLILNAPDEYKDVLSEITAEIHTTINGKYKFIQVFQIDLYKTKSIAKDLIEALETDGHLWLCYPKGTSKKYKSDINREKAWDIFAAYEFEPVTQISIDDNWSAIRYRHVDHIKTMKRKTAASEKGKERIKSKESCK